A section of the Phycodurus eques isolate BA_2022a chromosome 4, UOR_Pequ_1.1, whole genome shotgun sequence genome encodes:
- the LOC133401977 gene encoding NIPA-like protein 2 isoform X2, with protein MLYNMRANLSVPWDALNLTIALAHRAEVLQNPLQKYAHVRLSQQGSKPYYTSVLWWCGLVLMGVGELGNFAAYGFAPASLIAPLGCVSVIASALISVIFLKETLCVSDIVGGTLAITGTYVLVTFAPHTSTHITAHLVQHYVISWHFLLYLMIEVIVFCILLFLYKKKNMKHIVIVMLLVALLASVTVISVKAVSGMITESIKGHLQLIYPIFYVMLVVLVASCAFQIKFLNQAMKMFDATEVVPINFVFFTASAIVAGIIFYQEFEGLALLNIFMFLFGCLLSFLGVFLIARNRPKVKQDCNFIAMDIVPGKRRTDRVQPETKTQTYGSLAAKLMCNRGDQTEES; from the exons atgtTGTACAATATGAGGGCGAATTTAAGTGTTCCGTGGGACGCTCTTAATTTGACGATCGCACTGGCTCACCGGGCTGAAGTCCTGCAAAATCCACTTCAG AAATACGCCCACGTCCGTCTGTCCCAGCAAGGCTCCAAGCCTTACTACACCTCTGTGCTGTGGTGGTGCGGTCTGGTTCTCATGGGAGTTGGGGAACTGGGGAATTTTGCGGCCTACGGCTTTGCCCCGGCATCCCTCATAGCCCCACTGGGCTGTGTGTCTGTCATAG CAAGCGCTCTCATTTCTGTGATTTTCCTCAAGGAGACCCTGTGCGTCTCCGACATTGTCG GTGGCACCCTGGCGATAACAGGCACCTACGTCTTGGTGACATTCGCTCCCCACACGTCCACTCACATTACAGCCCATCTGGTCCAGCACTATGTCATCAGCTGGCACTTCCTGCTGTACCTT ATGATAGAGGTCATCGTTTTTTGCATCCTGCTCTTTCTATACAAGAAGAAGAACATGAAGCACATTGTTATTGTGATGCTGCTGGTGGCACTGCTTG CCTCTGTTACGGTCATCTCAGTAAAGGCTGTGTCAGGAATGATTACGGAGTCGATAAAAGGTCATCTGCAGCTCATCTACCCCATTTTCTACGTCATGCTCGTCGTCCTGGTGGCCTCTTGCGCCTTCCAGATCAA GTTTCTCAATCAGgcaatgaaaatgtttgatgCCACGGAGGTGGTTCCAATCAACTTTGTGTTTTTCACCGCAAGCGCCATTGTTGCAG GGATAATCTTTTACCAGGAATTTGAAGGGTTGGCATTACTGAATATTTTCATGTTTCTTTTCGG ATGCTTGCTATCCTTCCTGGGAGTTTTCCTGATAGCCAGAAACAGGCCAAAAGTAAAACAAGATTGCAACTTTATAGCAATGGATATTGTCCCTG GAAAGCGACGCACAGACAGAGTGCAGCCTGAGACCAAAACTCAAACATATGGATCATTGGCAGCCAAGCTCATGTGCAACAGAGGTGACCAAACAGAAGAGTCTTAG
- the LOC133401977 gene encoding NIPA-like protein 2 isoform X1, translated as MLYNMRANLSVPWDALNLTIALAHRAEVLQNPLQTYLLGIIISICGNVLISVSLNIQKYAHVRLSQQGSKPYYTSVLWWCGLVLMGVGELGNFAAYGFAPASLIAPLGCVSVIASALISVIFLKETLCVSDIVGGTLAITGTYVLVTFAPHTSTHITAHLVQHYVISWHFLLYLMIEVIVFCILLFLYKKKNMKHIVIVMLLVALLASVTVISVKAVSGMITESIKGHLQLIYPIFYVMLVVLVASCAFQIKFLNQAMKMFDATEVVPINFVFFTASAIVAGIIFYQEFEGLALLNIFMFLFGCLLSFLGVFLIARNRPKVKQDCNFIAMDIVPGKRRTDRVQPETKTQTYGSLAAKLMCNRGDQTEES; from the exons atgtTGTACAATATGAGGGCGAATTTAAGTGTTCCGTGGGACGCTCTTAATTTGACGATCGCACTGGCTCACCGGGCTGAAGTCCTGCAAAATCCACTTCAG ACATATCTCCTCGGAATCATCATCTCGATATGTGGGAACGTCCTCATCAGCGTTTCCCTCAACATACAA AAATACGCCCACGTCCGTCTGTCCCAGCAAGGCTCCAAGCCTTACTACACCTCTGTGCTGTGGTGGTGCGGTCTGGTTCTCATGGGAGTTGGGGAACTGGGGAATTTTGCGGCCTACGGCTTTGCCCCGGCATCCCTCATAGCCCCACTGGGCTGTGTGTCTGTCATAG CAAGCGCTCTCATTTCTGTGATTTTCCTCAAGGAGACCCTGTGCGTCTCCGACATTGTCG GTGGCACCCTGGCGATAACAGGCACCTACGTCTTGGTGACATTCGCTCCCCACACGTCCACTCACATTACAGCCCATCTGGTCCAGCACTATGTCATCAGCTGGCACTTCCTGCTGTACCTT ATGATAGAGGTCATCGTTTTTTGCATCCTGCTCTTTCTATACAAGAAGAAGAACATGAAGCACATTGTTATTGTGATGCTGCTGGTGGCACTGCTTG CCTCTGTTACGGTCATCTCAGTAAAGGCTGTGTCAGGAATGATTACGGAGTCGATAAAAGGTCATCTGCAGCTCATCTACCCCATTTTCTACGTCATGCTCGTCGTCCTGGTGGCCTCTTGCGCCTTCCAGATCAA GTTTCTCAATCAGgcaatgaaaatgtttgatgCCACGGAGGTGGTTCCAATCAACTTTGTGTTTTTCACCGCAAGCGCCATTGTTGCAG GGATAATCTTTTACCAGGAATTTGAAGGGTTGGCATTACTGAATATTTTCATGTTTCTTTTCGG ATGCTTGCTATCCTTCCTGGGAGTTTTCCTGATAGCCAGAAACAGGCCAAAAGTAAAACAAGATTGCAACTTTATAGCAATGGATATTGTCCCTG GAAAGCGACGCACAGACAGAGTGCAGCCTGAGACCAAAACTCAAACATATGGATCATTGGCAGCCAAGCTCATGTGCAACAGAGGTGACCAAACAGAAGAGTCTTAG